A region from the Andrena cerasifolii isolate SP2316 chromosome 9, iyAndCera1_principal, whole genome shotgun sequence genome encodes:
- the LOC143373041 gene encoding putative U3 small nucleolar RNA-associated protein 11 — MSSWKKAAKSTQKTHRERHQPESRQHLGLLEKKKDYVARAKDHHDKQKTLKLLRRRALNKNPDEFYFHMINSKVEKGVHREKSKDDTSTPEQIQLMETQDIKYVAHKRNIEAKKIDKLQSQLHMIDAVNETKNKHTFFINDSKELRDFDLAKRLDTHPALLSRRTNRPKLSRLKDMKLPKFDKTLLGKIEQQKHMSYKELQKRIDRERELTVVQQKLEMQRALKDRKVTKPKLVQRGTKNAAPIYKWKYERKR; from the coding sequence ATGTCTTCGTGGAAAAAGGCCGCAAAATCAACGCAGAAGACTCATCGGGAAAGGCATCAACCCGAATCTCGTCAGCATTTGGGTCTCCTAGAGAAGAAGAAAGATTACGTCGCCAGAGCTAAGGACCATCACGACAAACAGAAGACCTTGAAGCTTCTCCGTAGACGTGCCCTTAACAAGAATCCAGATGAGTTCTATTTTCACATGATCAACTCCAAAGTTGAAAAGGGAGTCCACAGGGAAAAGAGCAAAGATGACACTTCTACGCCGGAGCAGATACAATTAATGGAGACTCAAGACATCAAATACGTAGCCCACAAAAGGAACATAGAAGCTAAGAAAATAGACAAGCTTCAAAGTCAGTTGCACATGATAGATGCCGTAAATGAGACTAAAAATAAGCACACTTTCTTCATCAATGATTCCAAAGAACTGAGGGACTTCGATTTAGCCAAAAGATTGGACACTCATCCAGCCTTGCTATCTAGACGCACAAACAGACCCAAATTGAGTAGACTGAAGGACATGAAGCTGCCAAAATTCGATAAAACTCTGCTGGGTAAGATTGAACAGCAGAAGCATATGTCTTATAAAGAACTGCAGAAACGGATTGACAGAGAGCGCGAATTGACTGTCGTGCAACAGAAATTAGAAATGCAAAGAGCGTTGAAGGATAGAAAAGTTACGAAGCCGAAATTGGTGCAACGGGGTACAAAGAATGCCGCTCCCATTTACAAATGGAAATATGAAAGGAAACGATGA
- the LOC143373042 gene encoding uncharacterized protein LOC143373042 yields the protein MLAKLLYVFVLFVAVQSMCSATFHRRRQHIDIGKYNASYYDPESGVGLKAELEDSGRDPLTAKIGFRGLPCHCENLTCSCCAGVNLTAINFDRRACTKFTYDPSEFAINMVLSMNEKEIYTNSLSAKNPPPLCSPMPYLPFVNFCIRLFDIHTVDRNLHACIDLETRIIGQPILILHFNCVKMGTDGISWSKPGEEDAVALQTKPEASKPELSEPEVYDEVDFEQQDLEVYVNYTSTLSPEEEALIGQLKL from the exons ATGTTGGCCAAGTTGCTGTACGTTTTCGTCCTGTTCGTCGCGGTACAGAGCATGTGTAGCGCCACGTTCCATCGGAGAAGACAGCACATAG ATATCGGCAAGTACAACGCGTCCTACTACGATCCGGAAAGTGGAGTTGGATTGAAAGCGGAACTGGAGGATTCTGGCAGGGATCCTCTGACGGCAAAGATTGGCTTCCGAGGTCTGCCGTGTCACTGCGAAAACCTCACCTGCTCCTGTTGCGCCGGTGTCAATTTAACGGCGATTAACTTCGATCGCCGCGCGTGCACCAAATTCACCTACGATCCATCCGAGTTCGCTATCAACATGGTGTTGAGCATGAACGAGAAGGAAATCTACACAAATTCTCTGTCTG CTAAAAATCCTCCACCACTGTGCTCCCCGATGCCCTACCTGCCCTTCGTCAACTTCTGCATCCGTTTGTTCGACATTCACACCGTCGATAGGAACCTGCACGCCTGCATCGATCTCGAGACCCGGATCATTGGCCAGCCGATCCTGATCCTGCACTTCAATTGCGTGAAAATGGGCACGGATGGAATTTCCTGGTCGAAGCCTGGGGAAGAGGATGCTGTCGCGCTGCAAACGAAGCCAGAGGCGAGCAAGCCTGAATTGAGCGAGCCAGAAGTGTACGACGAAGTGGACTTCGAGCAGCAGGACCTCGAGGTTTACGTAAACTACACGTCGACGTTGAGTCCAGAAGAGGAGGCGCTAATTGGCCAGCTGAAGCTCTGA
- the LOC143373043 gene encoding uncharacterized protein LOC143373043 gives MVSMNSRTQSVLISFWLHLFVQWSGAIKEESGPMPKGFLAHRAVTSLQKYCTCPVAYSCSCCQSVIILYTKAERNLCVNFTYQRNGLNIDVTLKSTTIKTRRVTDYKPLKFCINVPGCLFSSACISVLELNQFARSITACLRLDIFSKKRLWQINYDCVSILTELPMVAGNSTMKTMNGTGGSSGTTMKPTSAMSTTKMMVNTTTMMPTTKTTVSATTVMKIESETEETTPDVEIITVPGSASTTIVDID, from the exons ATGGTGAGCATGAATTCTAGAACGCAGAGTGTCCTGATTTCGTTTTGGCTGCACCTGTTCGTTCAGTGGTCTGGTGCAATCAAAGAGGAAA GTGGTCCGATGCCGAAAGGGTTCCTGGCTCACAGGGCTGTTACATCCCTTCAGAAATATTGTACCTGTCCAGTGGCTTACTCGTGCTCCTGCTGCCAAAGCGTTATCATTCTATACACGAAGGCTGAAAGAAATC tgtgtGTGAATTTTACATATCAAAGAAACGGACTGAACATCGACGTAACGTTAAAGTCCACCACTATAAAAACGAGAAGAGTCACAG ATTATAAGCCCTTAAAATTCTGCATTAATGTACCAGGATGTCTCTTCTCTTCCGCGTGTATAAGCGTTTTGGAACTGAATCAGTTTGCCAG ATCGATCACAGCCTGCCTTCGACTGGACATCTTCAGCAAGAAACGACTGTGGCAAATAAACTATGACTGCGTCAGCATATTGACGGAATTGCCTATGGTGGCAGGCAACAGCACGATGAAAACGATGAACGGAACTGGAGGATCTTCTGGAACGACCATGAAACCTACATCAGCGATGTCCACCACCAAAATGATGGTGAACACAACGACCATGATGCCGACCACGAAAACCACGGTGTCGGCCACGACAGTAATGAAAATCGAATCAGAAACTGAGGAGACGACTCCAGATGTGGAAATAATAACAGTACCAGGTAGCGCATCCACGACGATCGTGGATATCGATTGA
- the LOC143373197 gene encoding uncharacterized protein LOC143373197, with the protein MRIEWRLIFFVFLLVRGSLQWANKRAIGAEERTDGSLNDGIQSLDEHAKKLRELQALLRQTTNSSSTSTAQITATRQGPCQCGNGVCGCCSRILYDTWKQKACVNVTYDPDEFSFTAKVSMNSRVLYTRTVSGKNPRPICVPVPRIPAVKACVRFYNIYFQGRNVHMCVNMEGKFAETTMFKVGLDCIRLGANGFAVVKPEDGGGLGQIEFLPGDDNDEDEDDYDYDDDDDDDDDLLDF; encoded by the exons ATGAGGATCGAGTGGCGGTTGATCTTCTTCGTGTTTCTCTTGGTTCGGGGGTCCCTACAGTGGGCCAACAAAAGGGCCATTGGAGCGGAAGAAAGGACAGACGGGTCCCTGAACGACGGTATACAGTCGTTGGACGAGCATGCGAAGAAACTGCGAGAACTGCAAGCGTTGCTGAGGCAAACGACGAACTCCAGCTCGACCTCGACCGCTCAAATAACTGCGACGAGGCAAGGCCCTTGTCAGTGCGGAAACGGTGTATGCGGATGCTGCTCCAGAATTTTGTACGATACGTGGAAACAGAAGGCTTGCGTGAACGTGACGTATGACCCGGATGAGTTCAGCTTCACTGCAAAGGTCTCGATGAACAGTAGAGTTCTGTACACGAGGACTGTGTCCG GGAAGAACCCCCGGCCGATATGCGTGCCAGTGCCACGGATACCAGCGGTCAAGGCTTGTGTTAGGTTttacaatatatatttccaaGGTAGAAATGTTCACATGTGCGTGAACATGGAGGGCAAGTTCGCAGAAACTACCATGTTTAAG GTCGGACTTGATTGCATTAGATTGGGTGCTAATGGGTTTGCTGTTGTAAAGCCAGAAGACGGGGGTGGATTAGGTCAAATAGAATTCTTGCCAGGTGACGACAACGATGAGGATGAGGACGATTATgattacgacgacgacgacgacgatgacgacgatctACTTGATTTCTGA